One Rosettibacter firmus genomic window carries:
- a CDS encoding tetratricopeptide repeat protein, which produces MKVVKYLLAIIFINITSLLAQSDIMANFSLFYEYHKNKDYVSAEPYGWKVINSDPTNFIKFKLFPKMEETLWYLHDSTNASEDAIKKLNDTILYFYDKAIQYEPQLAGYYTARKAYVKEVWRKDKPEEIIPIYEKAIELDPNLPAFYKDRLGILYIANASDLNDYKLRALDLYSKLSEAEPNNPIWIQKLESIAENINELVEITKKSWDLDKENLEKAWKYAATCIRAQEYEKAREPLEFLTTKAPDVINYWKQLASVYDKLDQNDKAIRAYRKLIELQPDGKENYVNLALVYKRLDQLSVARSFLQKAMNIDPNWDYPVFIEAQLYEQAARGCEFDFMAKCVYLLAVNTYRKAASMNGQFSSLAAERVKALQNSIPTKEDYFFRKLKSGDTIKIEGECYSWIGKSVQVP; this is translated from the coding sequence TTGAAAGTAGTAAAATATTTATTAGCAATTATATTTATTAATATTACTTCGTTACTGGCACAAAGCGATATAATGGCAAATTTTTCACTTTTTTATGAATATCATAAGAACAAAGACTATGTAAGTGCAGAACCTTATGGTTGGAAAGTTATCAATAGTGACCCGACTAATTTTATAAAGTTTAAGCTGTTCCCTAAAATGGAAGAGACTTTATGGTATCTTCATGATAGTACAAATGCTTCTGAAGATGCAATAAAAAAATTAAATGATACAATCCTTTATTTTTATGACAAAGCAATACAATATGAACCACAGTTGGCAGGCTACTACACTGCACGTAAAGCTTATGTAAAAGAAGTATGGAGAAAAGATAAACCAGAAGAGATAATCCCAATTTACGAAAAGGCAATTGAGTTGGATCCAAATTTACCAGCATTTTATAAAGATCGATTGGGAATTTTATACATTGCAAATGCTTCTGACTTGAATGATTATAAACTCAGAGCACTTGATTTATATTCAAAATTATCTGAAGCTGAACCTAATAATCCAATCTGGATACAAAAACTTGAATCGATAGCAGAAAATATTAATGAACTTGTAGAGATAACAAAAAAGTCATGGGATCTCGATAAAGAAAATTTAGAAAAAGCATGGAAATATGCAGCAACATGTATTCGAGCTCAGGAATATGAAAAAGCACGTGAACCTTTAGAATTTTTAACTACTAAAGCACCAGATGTAATTAATTACTGGAAACAACTTGCAAGTGTATATGATAAATTAGATCAAAACGATAAAGCAATTAGAGCTTATAGAAAATTAATTGAACTTCAACCTGATGGAAAAGAAAATTATGTTAATTTAGCATTAGTTTATAAAAGATTAGATCAACTTTCTGTTGCAAGATCATTTTTACAAAAGGCAATGAATATTGACCCCAATTGGGATTACCCTGTATTTATCGAAGCTCAATTATATGAACAGGCTGCTCGAGGTTGTGAATTTGATTTTATGGCAAAGTGTGTTTATTTACTTGCAGTAAATACATATAGAAAAGCTGCATCAATGAATGGTCAATTTTCAAGTCTTGCAGCCGAAAGAGTTAAAGCACTTCAAAATTCAATTCCAACAAAAGAAGATTATTTCTTTAGAAAATTGAAAAGTGGAGATACTATAAAAATCGAAGGTGAATGTTATTCATGGATTGGTAAAAGCGTTCAAGTACCATAA
- the glyA gene encoding serine hydroxymethyltransferase, translated as MLQYLNQDPEILNIVKLEINRQAYNLELIASENFVSLAVLSAAGSVLTNKYAEGYPGKRYYGGCEYVDMAENLARERLKKLFGAEYVNVQPHSGSQANMAVYMALLKPGDKILGLSLDHGGHLTHGSLVNFSGQIYQSVPYTLNRETKLLDYNLIEDIAKKEKPKLIITGASAYSRDWDYKKFREIADKVGAFLMCDMAHPAGLIAKGLLNNPLPYCDIVTSTTHKTLRGPRGGVILIGKDKENPLGIKTPKGDRLKMMSEVIDSIVMPGIQGGPLMHIIMAKAVAFGEALQGSFTDYAKQIIKNAKTLAEELTKLGYEIVSGGTDNHLMLIDLTNKDLSGKKVETALGIAGITVNKNMIPFDSKSPFITSGIRIGTPAVTTRGMKENEMRLIASFIDRAIKNVDNEEELKSIRKDVTELCSKFPLYPELQLN; from the coding sequence ATGTTACAATATTTAAATCAAGATCCAGAAATATTAAACATTGTTAAACTGGAAATTAATAGACAGGCTTATAATTTAGAATTAATTGCATCAGAAAATTTTGTGAGTCTTGCAGTTTTAAGTGCAGCAGGTTCGGTTCTTACAAATAAATACGCAGAAGGTTATCCAGGTAAAAGATATTATGGCGGTTGTGAATATGTTGATATGGCAGAAAATCTTGCACGTGAAAGACTTAAAAAATTATTTGGAGCAGAATACGTAAATGTTCAACCCCATAGTGGTTCTCAAGCAAATATGGCTGTTTATATGGCTTTACTTAAACCTGGTGATAAAATTTTAGGTTTAAGCTTAGATCATGGTGGACATTTAACTCATGGTTCTCTTGTTAATTTTTCTGGACAAATTTATCAATCTGTACCTTATACACTAAATCGTGAAACTAAGTTACTTGATTATAATTTAATAGAAGATATTGCAAAAAAAGAAAAACCAAAGTTAATAATAACAGGAGCAAGTGCTTACTCTCGTGATTGGGATTATAAAAAATTTAGAGAGATTGCAGATAAAGTCGGTGCATTTTTAATGTGCGATATGGCTCATCCTGCAGGTTTAATTGCAAAAGGTTTATTGAATAATCCTTTACCTTACTGCGATATAGTTACATCTACAACACATAAAACTTTGAGAGGACCTCGTGGTGGTGTAATTCTTATTGGGAAAGATAAAGAAAATCCTCTTGGAATTAAAACTCCAAAAGGAGATCGTCTGAAAATGATGTCTGAAGTAATTGATAGTATAGTTATGCCTGGAATTCAAGGTGGACCTTTAATGCATATTATTATGGCAAAAGCAGTTGCTTTTGGAGAAGCATTGCAGGGATCTTTTACTGATTATGCAAAACAAATAATCAAAAATGCAAAAACATTAGCAGAAGAATTGACAAAACTTGGTTATGAAATTGTATCTGGAGGTACAGATAATCATCTTATGTTGATTGATTTAACAAATAAAGATTTAAGTGGAAAAAAAGTTGAAACTGCTCTTGGTATTGCAGGAATTACTGTTAATAAAAACATGATTCCATTTGATTCAAAAAGTCCATTTATTACAAGTGGAATAAGAATAGGCACACCTGCTGTTACTACTCGTGGTATGAAAGAGAATGAGATGAGATTAATTGCATCATTTATTGATAGAGCAATTAAAAATGTTGATAATGAAGAAGAGTTAAAGTCAATAAGAAAAGATGTAACAGAACTTTGTTCAAAGTTTCCTTTATATCCTGAATTACAATTAAATTAA
- the tatC gene encoding twin-arginine translocase subunit TatC — protein sequence MKEEEKLLAEENNSEEVEMTFLEHLEELRWRIIYSLIGILIGTIIAWIFIDFIINEILLLPAKQANLKLQNLKPFGQLFLYFEVAIIIGLILSFPNVVYQIWKFIAPALKEKEKKYITSIVLFTTFCFLCGVIFAYFVMLPLTLKFAAQFGSPAIENNIAVDEYFSIILSVIIGAGLVFELPMLSFFLSRIGILTPKFMRKYRRHAIVIILILAAILTPGTDPVSQVVLAVPLVFLYEISILVSKIFQKKT from the coding sequence GTGAAAGAAGAGGAAAAACTGCTTGCCGAAGAGAATAATTCTGAAGAAGTGGAAATGACTTTCCTCGAACATCTCGAGGAATTAAGATGGAGAATTATTTATTCTTTGATAGGAATTTTAATTGGTACTATAATCGCATGGATTTTTATAGATTTTATAATTAACGAAATATTATTACTACCTGCTAAACAGGCTAATCTTAAACTCCAGAACCTAAAACCATTCGGTCAACTTTTTCTTTATTTCGAAGTTGCAATTATAATTGGCTTGATTTTAAGTTTTCCAAATGTTGTCTACCAGATCTGGAAGTTTATTGCACCTGCACTCAAAGAAAAAGAAAAAAAATATATAACTTCAATTGTTTTGTTTACAACTTTTTGTTTTTTATGTGGAGTAATATTTGCATATTTTGTAATGCTTCCTCTCACATTAAAATTCGCTGCACAGTTTGGTTCTCCAGCTATTGAGAATAATATTGCTGTTGATGAATATTTCTCAATTATTTTAAGTGTTATAATTGGAGCTGGATTGGTTTTTGAATTACCAATGTTATCTTTCTTTCTATCCAGGATTGGTATTTTGACACCAAAGTTTATGAGGAAATATCGAAGACATGCTATAGTTATCATTTTAATTCTGGCAGCAATTCTTACACCAGGAACAGATCCAGTATCACAAGTCGTACTTGCTGTACCATTGGTTTTCTTATATGAAATAAGTATTTTAGTTTCAAAAATTTTCCAGAAGAAAACTTGA
- a CDS encoding polyprenyl synthetase family protein: MNNLNKITHIIESELEEFNKIFRQSIKSKIGIVDLITRYLLKQKGKKIRPILVLLSSKISGGINERSYRGAGLVELLHTATLVHDDVVDNAETRRYFPSINAIWKNKVAVLMGDYLLARGLMLAVDNKDYDFLEVITQTVKRMSEGELLQINKTRKLDNDEETYFKIISDKTASLISTCCEIGARASTDDNKKIEALKNFGENLGIAFQIRDDILDFVGKIKIIGKPLGGDIREKKLTLPIIHALRNSNNAEAEKILKSIKSGGKKLIIKDVIEFVKKYEGITYSEEVAKNYAQKAIQSLDIFNPSEAKDSLIHLVEFVINRKN, from the coding sequence TTGAATAATCTTAATAAAATTACTCATATAATTGAATCTGAGTTAGAAGAGTTTAATAAAATATTTCGCCAATCCATTAAATCAAAAATTGGAATTGTTGATTTAATAACACGTTATTTACTTAAGCAAAAAGGGAAAAAGATAAGACCAATTCTTGTTTTGCTTTCAAGTAAAATTTCAGGTGGCATTAATGAGAGAAGTTATAGAGGAGCTGGTTTAGTAGAATTACTTCATACTGCTACACTTGTTCACGATGATGTAGTTGATAATGCAGAAACAAGAAGATACTTCCCATCGATTAATGCTATTTGGAAAAATAAAGTTGCTGTATTAATGGGAGATTATTTATTAGCACGTGGATTAATGCTTGCAGTGGATAATAAAGATTATGATTTTCTGGAAGTTATTACTCAAACTGTAAAAAGAATGTCAGAAGGAGAATTGCTTCAGATTAATAAAACAAGAAAACTTGATAATGATGAAGAAACATATTTTAAAATAATATCTGATAAAACCGCATCTTTAATCTCAACTTGTTGTGAAATAGGAGCAAGAGCATCGACTGATGATAATAAAAAAATAGAAGCATTAAAAAATTTTGGTGAAAATCTTGGAATTGCATTTCAAATTCGTGATGATATTCTTGATTTTGTAGGTAAGATAAAAATTATTGGTAAACCTCTTGGTGGCGACATTCGAGAAAAAAAATTAACCCTCCCAATTATTCATGCACTTAGAAATTCAAATAATGCAGAAGCAGAAAAAATTTTGAAATCAATTAAAAGTGGTGGAAAAAAATTAATAATTAAAGACGTAATTGAATTTGTAAAAAAATATGAAGGAATAACATATTCTGAAGAAGTAGCAAAAAATTATGCACAAAAAGCAATCCAATCCCTCGATATATTTAATCCATCCGAAGCAAAAGATTCTTTAATTCACCTGGTAGAATTTGTAATTAATAGAAAGAATTAG
- a CDS encoding cytochrome c3 family protein, producing the protein MKRTILDYTLKIRLPLTLFVIAITYVITYYVSRPERDGLGYSPEQPINFSHKLHAGDMAIDCQYCHIGVEKVRNALIPSTNICMNCHTIARKDRPEIIKLNKYYQEGKPIPWRRIHRVPDYAYFNHSVHVNKGIKCESCHGDVKHMEKISQVRQFTMAACLDCHRNPHENLKYLKNFKTGPENCFACHR; encoded by the coding sequence ATGAAAAGAACCATACTTGATTATACTCTTAAAATTCGCTTACCTTTAACATTATTTGTAATAGCAATTACTTACGTAATTACATATTATGTATCAAGACCCGAAAGGGATGGTCTTGGATATTCTCCAGAGCAACCAATAAATTTTTCTCATAAGCTTCATGCTGGAGATATGGCAATTGATTGTCAGTATTGCCACATTGGAGTTGAAAAAGTTCGAAATGCATTAATCCCTTCGACAAACATTTGTATGAATTGTCATACAATTGCAAGAAAAGACAGACCTGAAATCATCAAGCTAAACAAATATTATCAAGAAGGGAAACCAATACCCTGGAGAAGAATTCATAGAGTTCCAGATTATGCTTATTTCAATCATAGTGTGCATGTAAATAAAGGAATTAAATGTGAAAGCTGTCATGGAGATGTAAAGCATATGGAAAAAATTTCTCAAGTGCGACAGTTTACAATGGCAGCATGCTTGGATTGTCATCGTAATCCACATGAAAATTTAAAATATCTTAAAAATTTTAAAACCGGTCCTGAAAATTGTTTTGCCTGTCATAGATGA
- a CDS encoding 4Fe-4S dicluster domain-containing protein yields the protein MNEELLNSEEEKRNQNLNSDHQINYDEFLESVTNDFDITKLSKISRRKFFALLSASAAFVTTSCTGYRDKGEIVAYNKRPEEILPGEANYYASTCAGCSNSCGILIKTREGRPIKIDGNPEHPINEGKICSKGQASILNLYDPERLKEPLKNNKESDWENINNEILSALKNATKNDKKILLVTNTIVSPTVKKLFDDFKIKFPTTEVISYELINDDVRRSAWFKCYNTYEYPAIKWNEADVILALDSDFLGNEDNFIENTIKFTSKREAIKNVNFNRLYVAESRMSITGMMADYRLRVSPHLQFKFVMGLINEIIKKGSSIKLDSYALSIINKFNLDEFKIINKEKIDYLIKDLNDNRGKSIVYAGNTLSESVHIAVNLLNEILGNTNLYDYSKAYKQYIKNSTQSEILNIIDSMNKGEVEAVIHFDSNPAFHFPEDYGYVNALKKVNTVVTLTESKTETSALSKYVLPINNQLESWGDAFIRRGVYSLMQPVIEPIFNTRQKEAILLTWINDNKYDEKIYHNYLKNNFQKEIYAKTNSSVEFDIYWFSALHDGVVNIKESFTIPQLNLSLIQNFLNDVGEVSYNQNDDYVIHLTNNYFIDNGKFANNGWLQEIPHPVTKVAWDNYAAISVKTAEKLKVEMNDLIEVKVENRKLTLPVVIQPGMTDDTINIELGYGRKVVGEVGKGVGFNAIMLMSRNYSLSPYILKNASVKKVDGKYELATTQEHHLLTDKFVKDFHRIRKIIQEGTLKKYQKDSHFLHKEKHELFSITREHKFEGVKWAMAIDLNKCTGCSACVAACNVENNIPVVGKDQVYLGREMQWIRIDRYYSGTDDDPVVSNQPMLCQHCDNAPCENVCPVNATNHSPDGLNQMVYNRCVGTRYCSNNCPYKVRRFNFYNFRDHFENAYYDNELTSLVHNPEVTVRSRGVMEKCTFCIQRIMEARSLAIREGRELKGSDVKTACQQACPSNAIIFGDMHDVNSEISKLRNHNLSYHVLEELNVKPNVTYIAKLRNTHSEEIE from the coding sequence ATGAACGAAGAACTCTTAAATTCTGAAGAAGAAAAGAGAAATCAAAATCTTAATTCAGATCATCAAATTAATTATGATGAATTTTTAGAAAGCGTTACAAATGATTTTGATATAACTAAGTTATCAAAAATATCAAGAAGAAAATTTTTTGCATTGCTTTCTGCTTCGGCTGCTTTTGTAACTACATCATGCACAGGATATCGAGATAAAGGGGAAATAGTTGCATATAATAAACGACCAGAAGAAATATTACCCGGCGAAGCTAATTATTATGCTTCAACATGTGCTGGTTGCTCAAATTCATGTGGAATTCTGATTAAAACAAGAGAAGGTCGCCCTATCAAAATTGATGGTAATCCAGAACATCCAATTAATGAAGGAAAAATTTGTAGTAAAGGACAGGCAAGCATTCTTAATTTGTATGACCCAGAAAGATTAAAAGAGCCTTTAAAAAACAACAAAGAATCTGATTGGGAAAATATAAATAATGAAATACTTTCAGCTCTCAAGAATGCAACAAAGAATGATAAAAAAATTCTTTTAGTTACAAATACTATTGTATCTCCAACAGTAAAAAAATTATTTGATGATTTTAAAATAAAATTCCCTACAACAGAAGTTATATCTTATGAATTAATTAATGATGATGTAAGAAGAAGTGCATGGTTTAAATGTTATAATACCTATGAGTATCCAGCTATTAAGTGGAACGAAGCAGATGTAATACTTGCACTTGATTCAGATTTTTTAGGTAACGAAGATAATTTCATTGAAAATACAATAAAGTTTACATCAAAACGAGAAGCAATTAAAAATGTAAATTTCAACAGGCTTTATGTTGCAGAAAGTAGAATGTCTATTACCGGTATGATGGCAGATTACAGGTTGCGTGTGTCACCACATCTTCAGTTTAAGTTTGTAATGGGATTAATAAATGAAATTATTAAAAAAGGCTCTTCTATTAAATTAGATTCATATGCACTTTCTATAATTAATAAATTCAACCTTGATGAATTTAAAATTATAAACAAAGAAAAAATAGATTATCTAATAAAGGATTTAAATGATAATCGAGGTAAATCTATTGTTTATGCAGGCAATACACTTTCTGAAAGTGTGCATATTGCTGTTAATCTTCTCAACGAAATTTTAGGTAACACAAATTTATATGATTACTCAAAAGCATATAAACAGTACATTAAAAATTCTACTCAATCAGAAATTCTCAATATAATCGATTCAATGAATAAAGGTGAAGTTGAAGCTGTAATTCATTTTGATAGTAATCCAGCATTTCATTTCCCCGAAGATTATGGTTACGTTAATGCATTGAAAAAAGTAAATACAGTTGTAACACTTACTGAAAGTAAAACAGAAACATCTGCATTGAGTAAATATGTTCTTCCAATAAATAATCAACTTGAAAGCTGGGGCGATGCATTTATTCGTAGAGGTGTTTATAGTTTAATGCAACCAGTAATTGAACCAATTTTCAATACAAGACAAAAAGAAGCAATTCTTCTTACATGGATAAATGATAATAAGTATGATGAAAAAATTTATCATAATTATTTAAAAAACAATTTTCAAAAAGAAATTTATGCTAAAACAAATTCTTCGGTTGAATTTGATATCTATTGGTTTTCTGCACTTCATGATGGAGTTGTTAATATTAAAGAAAGTTTTACTATCCCACAATTAAATTTATCTTTAATTCAAAACTTCTTAAATGATGTTGGTGAAGTATCATATAATCAAAATGATGATTATGTAATACATCTTACAAATAATTACTTTATTGATAATGGTAAGTTTGCAAATAATGGCTGGTTACAGGAAATTCCACATCCTGTAACAAAAGTAGCATGGGATAATTATGCTGCTATATCTGTTAAGACTGCAGAAAAATTAAAAGTAGAAATGAATGATTTAATTGAAGTAAAAGTTGAAAATAGAAAATTGACTTTGCCAGTTGTAATTCAACCTGGAATGACAGACGATACAATAAATATTGAACTGGGCTATGGAAGAAAAGTTGTTGGAGAAGTAGGAAAGGGAGTTGGTTTCAATGCGATAATGTTAATGTCGAGAAATTATTCTTTATCTCCATATATTTTAAAGAATGCTTCTGTTAAAAAAGTTGATGGTAAATATGAATTAGCTACTACACAGGAACATCATCTTTTAACAGATAAATTTGTTAAGGATTTTCATCGTATAAGAAAAATAATTCAAGAAGGGACATTAAAAAAATATCAAAAGGATTCTCACTTCCTTCATAAAGAAAAACATGAATTATTTAGTATAACACGAGAGCATAAATTCGAAGGTGTAAAATGGGCAATGGCTATTGATTTGAATAAATGTACAGGTTGTAGTGCGTGTGTTGCTGCCTGCAATGTTGAAAATAATATTCCTGTAGTAGGAAAAGATCAGGTTTATTTAGGAAGAGAAATGCAGTGGATTAGAATAGATAGATATTATTCAGGTACTGATGATGATCCTGTTGTGAGTAATCAACCAATGCTCTGTCAACATTGTGATAATGCTCCCTGTGAAAATGTTTGTCCAGTTAATGCGACAAATCATAGTCCAGATGGCTTAAATCAGATGGTTTATAATCGTTGTGTTGGAACAAGATATTGTTCAAATAACTGTCCTTACAAAGTAAGAAGATTCAATTTTTATAATTTCCGTGATCATTTCGAAAATGCATATTATGATAACGAATTAACATCGCTTGTTCATAATCCAGAAGTTACTGTTCGTTCAAGAGGTGTAATGGAAAAATGTACATTCTGCATTCAAAGAATAATGGAAGCTCGTTCACTGGCAATAAGAGAAGGTAGAGAATTAAAAGGTAGTGATGTAAAAACTGCATGCCAGCAAGCATGTCCTTCTAATGCTATAATTTTTGGGGATATGCACGACGTTAATTCTGAAATATCAAAACTTCGTAATCATAATCTCTCTTATCATGTTCTTGAAGAACTCAATGTAAAACCTAATGTAACATACATAGCTAAATTAAGAAATACACATTCGGAGGAAATTGAGTGA
- the nrfD gene encoding NrfD/PsrC family molybdoenzyme membrane anchor subunit has protein sequence MSAIEYSKEISVIEGKPSLRSLDELISKPLDTKPDKKFFIALSITLSMLALFVIGLALTLMYGIGTWGNNNPVGWGFGIVNFVFWVGIGHAGTLISAILFLFRQKWRTGIARFAEGMTIFAVMTAALFPVIHTGRPWLAGYLFPYPNQHSIWVNFTSPLLWDVFAVSTYFTVSLIFWYVGLIPDLATLRERTTNKIKKVIYSILSLGWRFSNRHWQHYEMVYLILAGFATPLVLSVHTIVSFDFAVSIIPGWHATIFPPYFVAGAVFSGFAMVQNVLIFIRKIFNYEHIITVDTLEKMNKIILVTGMMVGYAYGMEFFIAWYSGIQIEQFTFINRALGPYAWAYWIMVTCNVVSPQLFWIKKIRRSIPIMFVIGVFVNIGMWFERFVIVVTSISRDFLPSSWGYFKPTIVDIMILIGSFGFFFTWILLFTKSLPVVSIAEVKSVVEGSQPSHKH, from the coding sequence GTGAGTGCTATTGAATATTCAAAGGAAATATCTGTTATTGAAGGTAAACCTTCACTAAGGTCTCTTGATGAATTAATTTCAAAACCATTAGATACAAAACCAGATAAAAAATTTTTTATAGCGTTATCAATAACATTATCGATGCTCGCTTTATTTGTAATAGGATTAGCATTGACGTTAATGTATGGTATAGGGACGTGGGGAAATAATAATCCTGTTGGTTGGGGTTTTGGTATTGTTAATTTTGTTTTCTGGGTAGGAATTGGTCATGCAGGTACTTTGATATCTGCAATCTTATTTTTATTCAGACAGAAATGGAGAACTGGAATTGCACGATTTGCAGAAGGGATGACAATCTTTGCTGTTATGACAGCTGCTTTATTTCCAGTGATTCACACTGGTAGACCCTGGTTAGCTGGTTATTTATTCCCTTATCCAAATCAACATTCTATATGGGTCAATTTTACATCCCCACTCTTGTGGGATGTATTTGCTGTATCAACATATTTTACAGTATCACTAATATTCTGGTATGTTGGATTAATACCAGATTTAGCTACACTAAGAGAAAGAACTACAAATAAAATTAAGAAAGTTATTTATTCAATTTTAAGTCTTGGCTGGCGATTTTCAAATAGACACTGGCAACATTATGAAATGGTTTATTTAATTCTTGCAGGATTTGCTACACCATTAGTGTTATCAGTTCATACAATAGTTAGTTTTGATTTTGCAGTTTCAATAATACCTGGCTGGCATGCAACAATTTTTCCACCTTACTTTGTCGCCGGTGCTGTATTCTCTGGATTCGCTATGGTTCAAAATGTTCTGATATTTATAAGAAAAATTTTTAACTATGAGCATATTATAACTGTAGATACTCTTGAAAAAATGAACAAAATAATTCTTGTTACAGGTATGATGGTGGGATATGCATATGGTATGGAATTTTTTATTGCATGGTATAGTGGAATACAAATTGAACAATTTACATTTATTAATCGTGCATTAGGTCCTTATGCATGGGCATACTGGATTATGGTAACCTGCAATGTTGTTTCACCTCAATTATTCTGGATAAAAAAAATTAGAAGGTCTATACCGATAATGTTTGTAATTGGTGTATTTGTAAATATAGGTATGTGGTTTGAAAGATTTGTTATTGTAGTTACATCAATATCTCGTGATTTCTTACCTTCAAGCTGGGGATATTTCAAACCGACAATTGTTGATATAATGATTTTGATTGGTAGCTTTGGATTTTTCTTTACCTGGATTTTATTATTTACAAAATCATTACCAGTTGTATCAATAGCAGAAGTAAAATCTGTTGTTGAAGGTTCACAACCTTCACATAAACACTGA
- a CDS encoding quinol:electron acceptor oxidoreductase subunit ActD translates to MIEKRLYGYAAIFDTPDEIIKAAEEVRNEGYKKFDVHSPYPIHGMPKAMNLPPSKLGYAALIFGLTGAITALLITFWISAVDYPLIIGGKPFFSFPAYVPVIFEVTVLSASIATVVTMLFIIFKFPNNSHPLNDTEYMKKVSSDKYGIVIQANDDIFDDSKVVRLFEKLGSKEIIPIYFDNNEINKSIQLLEPKFLLFLVLVSAVTSGLTYFTLNKLLYMPPFSWMMEQSKLNPQHTSNIFKDRFGMRTPVEGTVARGHMPFMFKDKPEEAGKYLVNPLPVSKSVLQLGQKKYDIYCSPCHGYYGEGDSRLRGQFPNPPSLHTEKLKTWSDGRFFYVITEGQNIMPSYSTQLTADERWAIVHYIRVLQRSLNARETDLQ, encoded by the coding sequence ATGATAGAGAAAAGATTATACGGTTACGCAGCAATATTTGATACTCCTGATGAAATTATAAAAGCAGCAGAAGAAGTACGTAATGAAGGCTATAAAAAATTTGATGTTCATTCACCATATCCAATTCATGGCATGCCAAAAGCTATGAATTTACCTCCTTCTAAATTAGGTTATGCAGCTTTAATATTTGGTTTAACCGGTGCAATTACTGCTTTGCTTATTACTTTCTGGATTTCAGCTGTTGATTATCCATTAATTATTGGAGGTAAACCTTTTTTCTCTTTCCCGGCTTACGTACCAGTTATTTTTGAAGTAACTGTACTTTCTGCTTCAATTGCAACAGTGGTTACAATGCTCTTTATAATTTTTAAATTCCCAAATAATTCTCATCCTTTGAATGATACTGAATATATGAAGAAAGTATCCTCTGATAAGTATGGAATAGTAATTCAAGCAAATGATGATATTTTTGATGATTCAAAGGTTGTAAGGTTATTTGAAAAATTAGGCTCGAAGGAAATAATTCCAATTTATTTTGATAATAATGAAATCAATAAAAGCATTCAACTTCTTGAACCAAAATTTTTATTATTTCTTGTATTAGTTTCTGCCGTTACTTCTGGATTAACATATTTTACCTTGAATAAATTACTTTATATGCCACCGTTTAGCTGGATGATGGAACAGTCTAAGTTAAATCCTCAACACACTTCAAATATCTTTAAAGATAGGTTTGGAATGCGTACTCCAGTTGAAGGAACAGTTGCAAGAGGACATATGCCTTTTATGTTCAAAGATAAACCTGAAGAAGCTGGAAAATATCTTGTTAATCCTTTGCCAGTTTCTAAATCTGTTCTACAATTGGGTCAAAAAAAATATGATATTTATTGTAGTCCATGTCATGGCTATTATGGTGAAGGTGATAGCAGGCTAAGAGGACAATTTCCTAATCCACCAAGTCTTCATACAGAAAAACTTAAAACCTGGAGTGATGGAAGATTTTTTTATGTTATTACAGAAGGACAAAATATTATGCCCTCTTATTCAACACAACTTACTGCAGATGAAAGATGGGCTATTGTACATTATATAAGAGTATTACAAAGGTCATTAAATGCCAGGGAGACTGACTTACAATGA